In Juglans microcarpa x Juglans regia isolate MS1-56 chromosome 7D, Jm3101_v1.0, whole genome shotgun sequence, the following are encoded in one genomic region:
- the LOC121239539 gene encoding protein SUPPRESSOR OF K(+) TRANSPORT GROWTH DEFECT 1 isoform X1 translates to MYSNFKEQAIEYVKQAVHEDNAGNYAKAFPLYMNALEYFKTHLKYEKNPKIKEAITQKFTEYLRRAEEIRAVLDDGGPGSASNGGDAAVASRPKTKPKDGEGGGDGEDPEQAKLRAGLNSAIVREKPNIKWSDVAGLESAKQALQEAVILPVKFPQFFTGKRRPWRAFLLYGPPGTGKSYLAKAVATEAESTFFSVSSSDLVSKWMGESEKLVSNLFEMARESAPSIIFIDEIDSLGGQRGEGNESEASRRIKTEILVQMQGVGHNDQKVLVLAATNTPYALDQAIRRRFDKRIYIPLPDLKARQHIFKVHLGDTPHNLTEKDFESLASRTEGFSGSDISVCVKDVLFEPVRKTQDAMYFVKTSNGMWMPCGPKQQGAVQITMQELAAQGLASQILPPPISKTDFDKVLARQRPTVSKADLEVHERFTREFGEEG, encoded by the exons ATGTATAGCAATTTTAAGGAGCAGGCGATTGAGTACGTGAAGCAGGCCGTGCACGAAGACAATGCTGGGAACTACGCCAAGGCGTTCCCGCTGTACATGAACGCTCTGGAGTACTTCAAGACGCACCTCAAGTATGAGAAAAACCCCAAGATCAAGGAGGCCATCACGCAGAAGTTCACCGAGTACCTGCGCCGGGCCGAGGAGATCCGGGCCGTGCTTGACGACGGTGGGCCCGGTTCCGCCTCCAACGGCGGGGATGCTGCCGTGGCATCGAGGCCCAAGACTAAACCAAAGGATGGGGAAGGTGGTGGGGACGGAGAGGACCCAGAGCAGGCCAAGCTGAGAGCCGGTTTGAACTCCGCCATCGTGAGAGAGAAACCCAACATCAAGTGGAGCGATGTGGCGGGCCTGGAGAGCGCCAAGCAGGCGCTTCAGGAGGCCGTCATATTGCCCGTCAAGTTCCCACAATTCTTTACCG GCAAGAGACGACCATGGAGGGCTTTTTTATTGTATGGACCACCTGGAACTGGAAAGTCATACTTGGCCAAGGCAGTTGCAACTGAGGCAGAATCTACCTTTTTTAG TGTTTCTTCGTCAGACTTGGTTTCAAAGTGGATGGGTGAAAGTGAAAAGCTAGTTTCAAACCTTTTTGAAATGGCTCGTGAAAGTGCACCATCCATCATCTTCATTGATGAAATAGACTCGTTAGGTGGTCAGCGTGGAGAAGGCAACGAGAGTGAAGCTTCTAGGCGTATTAAGACAGAAATTCTTGTGCAGATGCAG GGTGTAGGGCACAATGATCAGAAAGTTCTTGTTCTTGCAGCTACAAATACGCCCTATGCTCTAGACCAG GCCATCCGACGGCGTTTTGACAAGCGTATATACATTCCTCTGCCAGACTTGAAGGCCCGGCAGCACATATTCAAA GTGCATCTAGGAGATACCCCCCACAATTTAActgaaaaagattttgaaagTCTGGCTAGCAGGACAGAGGGTTTTTCAGGTTCAGATATATCTGTTTGT GTTAAGGACGTCCTGTTTGAACCTGTTCGGAAAACACAAGATGCAATGTACTTTGTTAAGACTTCTAATGGTATGTGGATGCCATGTGGGCCAAAGCAGCAAGGTGCTGTCCAAATTACCATGCAGGAGCTGGCAGCACAAGGACTCGCTTCACAG ATCCTTCCACCTCCTATCTCAAAAACAGATTTTGACAAGGTGCTTGCAAGACAGAGGCCTACAGTGAGTAAAGCCGACCTTGAGGTCCATGAGAGATTTACAAGGGAGTTTGGAGAGGAAGGttga
- the LOC121239539 gene encoding protein SUPPRESSOR OF K(+) TRANSPORT GROWTH DEFECT 1 isoform X3 produces the protein MYSNFKEQAIEYVKQAVHEDNAGNYAKAFPLYMNALEYFKTHLKYEKNPKIKEAITQKFTEYLRRAEEIRAVLDDGGPGSASNGGDAAVASRPKTKPKDGEGGGDGEDPEQAKLRAGLNSAIVREKPNIKWSDVAGLESAKQALQEAVILPVKFPQFFTGKRRPWRAFLLYGPPGTGKSYLAKAVATEAESTFFSVSSSDLVSKWMGESEKLVSNLFEMARESAPSIIFIDEIDSLGGQRGEGNESEASRRIKTEILVQMQGVGHNDQKVLVLAATNTPYALDQAIRRRFDKRIYIPLPDLKARQHIFKVHLGDTPHNLTEKDFESLASRTEGFSGSDISVCVKDVLFEPVRKTQDAMYFVKTSNGMWMPCGPKQQGAVQITMQELAAQGLASQV, from the exons ATGTATAGCAATTTTAAGGAGCAGGCGATTGAGTACGTGAAGCAGGCCGTGCACGAAGACAATGCTGGGAACTACGCCAAGGCGTTCCCGCTGTACATGAACGCTCTGGAGTACTTCAAGACGCACCTCAAGTATGAGAAAAACCCCAAGATCAAGGAGGCCATCACGCAGAAGTTCACCGAGTACCTGCGCCGGGCCGAGGAGATCCGGGCCGTGCTTGACGACGGTGGGCCCGGTTCCGCCTCCAACGGCGGGGATGCTGCCGTGGCATCGAGGCCCAAGACTAAACCAAAGGATGGGGAAGGTGGTGGGGACGGAGAGGACCCAGAGCAGGCCAAGCTGAGAGCCGGTTTGAACTCCGCCATCGTGAGAGAGAAACCCAACATCAAGTGGAGCGATGTGGCGGGCCTGGAGAGCGCCAAGCAGGCGCTTCAGGAGGCCGTCATATTGCCCGTCAAGTTCCCACAATTCTTTACCG GCAAGAGACGACCATGGAGGGCTTTTTTATTGTATGGACCACCTGGAACTGGAAAGTCATACTTGGCCAAGGCAGTTGCAACTGAGGCAGAATCTACCTTTTTTAG TGTTTCTTCGTCAGACTTGGTTTCAAAGTGGATGGGTGAAAGTGAAAAGCTAGTTTCAAACCTTTTTGAAATGGCTCGTGAAAGTGCACCATCCATCATCTTCATTGATGAAATAGACTCGTTAGGTGGTCAGCGTGGAGAAGGCAACGAGAGTGAAGCTTCTAGGCGTATTAAGACAGAAATTCTTGTGCAGATGCAG GGTGTAGGGCACAATGATCAGAAAGTTCTTGTTCTTGCAGCTACAAATACGCCCTATGCTCTAGACCAG GCCATCCGACGGCGTTTTGACAAGCGTATATACATTCCTCTGCCAGACTTGAAGGCCCGGCAGCACATATTCAAA GTGCATCTAGGAGATACCCCCCACAATTTAActgaaaaagattttgaaagTCTGGCTAGCAGGACAGAGGGTTTTTCAGGTTCAGATATATCTGTTTGT GTTAAGGACGTCCTGTTTGAACCTGTTCGGAAAACACAAGATGCAATGTACTTTGTTAAGACTTCTAATGGTATGTGGATGCCATGTGGGCCAAAGCAGCAAGGTGCTGTCCAAATTACCATGCAGGAGCTGGCAGCACAAGGACTCGCTTCACAG GTATAA
- the LOC121239539 gene encoding protein SUPPRESSOR OF K(+) TRANSPORT GROWTH DEFECT 1 isoform X2, whose product MYSNFKEQAIEYVKQAVHEDNAGNYAKAFPLYMNALEYFKTHLKYEKNPKIKEAITQKFTEYLRRAEEIRAVLDDGGPGSASNGGDAAVASRPKTKPKDGEGGGDGEDPEQAKLRAGLNSAIVREKPNIKWSDVAGLESAKQALQEAVILPVKFPQFFTGKRRPWRAFLLYGPPGTGKSYLAKAVATEAESTFFSVSSSDLVSKWMGESEKLVSNLFEMARESAPSIIFIDEIDSLGGQRGEGNESEASRRIKTEILVQMQGVGHNDQKVLVLAATNTPYALDQAIRRRFDKRIYIPLPDLKARQHIFKVHLGDTPHNLTEKDFESLASRTEGFSGSDISVCVKDVLFEPVRKTQDAMYFVKTSNGMWMPCGPKQQGAVQITMQELAAQGLASQSMQV is encoded by the exons ATGTATAGCAATTTTAAGGAGCAGGCGATTGAGTACGTGAAGCAGGCCGTGCACGAAGACAATGCTGGGAACTACGCCAAGGCGTTCCCGCTGTACATGAACGCTCTGGAGTACTTCAAGACGCACCTCAAGTATGAGAAAAACCCCAAGATCAAGGAGGCCATCACGCAGAAGTTCACCGAGTACCTGCGCCGGGCCGAGGAGATCCGGGCCGTGCTTGACGACGGTGGGCCCGGTTCCGCCTCCAACGGCGGGGATGCTGCCGTGGCATCGAGGCCCAAGACTAAACCAAAGGATGGGGAAGGTGGTGGGGACGGAGAGGACCCAGAGCAGGCCAAGCTGAGAGCCGGTTTGAACTCCGCCATCGTGAGAGAGAAACCCAACATCAAGTGGAGCGATGTGGCGGGCCTGGAGAGCGCCAAGCAGGCGCTTCAGGAGGCCGTCATATTGCCCGTCAAGTTCCCACAATTCTTTACCG GCAAGAGACGACCATGGAGGGCTTTTTTATTGTATGGACCACCTGGAACTGGAAAGTCATACTTGGCCAAGGCAGTTGCAACTGAGGCAGAATCTACCTTTTTTAG TGTTTCTTCGTCAGACTTGGTTTCAAAGTGGATGGGTGAAAGTGAAAAGCTAGTTTCAAACCTTTTTGAAATGGCTCGTGAAAGTGCACCATCCATCATCTTCATTGATGAAATAGACTCGTTAGGTGGTCAGCGTGGAGAAGGCAACGAGAGTGAAGCTTCTAGGCGTATTAAGACAGAAATTCTTGTGCAGATGCAG GGTGTAGGGCACAATGATCAGAAAGTTCTTGTTCTTGCAGCTACAAATACGCCCTATGCTCTAGACCAG GCCATCCGACGGCGTTTTGACAAGCGTATATACATTCCTCTGCCAGACTTGAAGGCCCGGCAGCACATATTCAAA GTGCATCTAGGAGATACCCCCCACAATTTAActgaaaaagattttgaaagTCTGGCTAGCAGGACAGAGGGTTTTTCAGGTTCAGATATATCTGTTTGT GTTAAGGACGTCCTGTTTGAACCTGTTCGGAAAACACAAGATGCAATGTACTTTGTTAAGACTTCTAATGGTATGTGGATGCCATGTGGGCCAAAGCAGCAAGGTGCTGTCCAAATTACCATGCAGGAGCTGGCAGCACAAGGACTCGCTTCACAG